ATCTCTTGACAATGCGCTAAATATGCGTGGAGGCATATCGGAAGTGCGACGAAGGTCAAATGGTCATCCTACACATTTCGGAATAAGACTTGAGTTTCTTATTGAAGAAAATCGCGGCTATTACGCTTTCGAAATTGGTACACGCCAAGGTGGCGGACACGAAGTTCAATCCGAAGAATGTGTGATTAAAGGCGTCGGAAAAGGTCCTTTTTTTCGAGTAAACCGCGGAAAATTAATCAAAAGTAGCGAGAATTCTTTCCCAGTAACGACCCCGGACCGACTCGCACTCGTCGCAGCCTCCGGCCTTGCCTCGTTTCGCCCTCTATATGACAAGCTGACTGCAATGGGTTTTTACAATCTTAATCCAAAACTAATGCGAGAAATGCAAAACCCGCAGGATGGACGACTTCTAAAATCAGTCGGCGAGAACATTGCAAGCGTTATCGGTCATCTGGAAAAAAGTGCTCCCGAAGCCATTCGTACAATCCAGGAGTACCTTCAAACCGTCGCACCGATGGTTCATGCAGTCGAGAGAAAAAAGGTCGGCCCGATGGAAACCCTTGAGTTTCGCCAAGACATGGCCGGATCAAAACACCCTTGGCGTTTTTTTGCGCAAAACATGTCTGACGGCACATTGCGAGCACTTGGCGTATTAACAGCTTTGTTTCAAGCCAATCAAGACTATGCACCTACGTTAATCGGCGTTGAGGAACCTGAGACAGCGCTGCATCCGGCCGCTAGTGGTGCACTGAGAGAGGCCTTGGTCCGCGCGTCCCAACGCACGCAAATCATTGTGACAAGCCATAGCCCTGATTTGCTAGACGATCAAAACTTAAAATCGGAATCTTTACTTGCTATTGTTTCTGAGGGTGGCGAAACTAAAATTGCTCCTCTTGATGAAGCTTCACGAACATCGATGCGAGAGCACCTATTTTCTGCCGGAGAATTACTTAGACTAAACCAGCTTGCGCCTGATCGAAATATTTTAAATTCTCAAGAAGGAAAACAAGCCGAGTTGTTTGGAAAAGCACTGGCATGATTACCGTCGTACCCATAGTTGAAGGTGACGGAGAAGTAATTGCACTTCCCATTTTATTACGCAGAATTAGCGATAAATTAACGCCAGAAATTTCAGCACTAATCTCACCACCCATCAGAGTGCAAAAAGATCGATTTCTAAACAAACCTTTAGAATTTCGAAGGCATTTATTATTAGCCGGAGCAAAAGCAGGCGGAAATGGTTGGATTCTGATTTTACTTGATGCTGACGACGATTGCCCGGTCAAACGCGGCGCCGAAATAGCAAGCATGGCGAGCAACATCCTGAGGCATCGCTCAATATCAGTTGTAATGGCCAATCGTGAATATGAAGCATGGTTTATTGCCGCAGCAAAATCGCTAGACGGCCATAGAAACTTTATACTCCAACGCAATCAAATTCCGGCTGATCCAGATAGACCTAGAAATGCAAAGGGCTGGCTCGCTCAACAAATGGGAGGCCGTGGATATAACGAAACAACTGATCAGCCCGCTTTTAGTGCGCGACTTAATCTTGATGAAGCCATCAGTAGCAGTCGTTCATTCAGAAAATTGTGCGATGAATGGTCAAGACAGACCGTCAAATTTTACGCAAAACCAAATTAGTTTTTTCTGCGCGCGCGGGGGTGAGCGGCGTCGTAGATCTGCGCCAGGTGCTGGAAGTCGAGCCGGGTGTAGACCTGGGTCGTGGTGATGCTGGCGTGGCCGAGCAGTTCCTGCACCGCGCGCAGGTCGCCGCTGGACTGCAGGAGGTGGCTCGCGTAGGAGTGCCGCAGCATGTGCGGATGCACCGGGGCCGCCAGCCCGGCGGCGGCACTGCGGCTGCGCAGCCGCTGCCACACCGCCTGCGGGGTCAGCCGGGTGCCACGCCGGCCGGGAAACATCGCCGTCTGCCCGATGGCGTCCGCCGGCAGCGTGCTGGCGCGCACCGGCAGCCACAGCGCGACGGCCTCGGCCGCCTTGCCGGAAATGGGCACGCTGCGCCACTTGCGGCCCTTGCCGCGCACGTGGACCATGCCGTCCTGCAGATCGACCCAGCCCTGGCCGGCCTGCTGGCCGGCGGCCGAGGCGGCGGCGTCGAGCGCGACCAGTTCGCCCACGCGCAGGCCGCAGCCGTAGAACAGTTCCACCATGGCGGCGTCGCGCTGGTCGAGCCAGGCGTCTTCCTCGGACGTCGCTTCGTCTTGGGAGAAGTCGGCGAGCTGCGTGGCGTCGTCCACGCCCAGGGCCTTGGGCAGCGGCTTGGGCGCCTTGGGCGCTCGCACATCGACCACCGGGTTCCGGTCGATCAGGCCTTCGCGGCCCAGCCAGGCATAGAACCCGCGCCAGCCCGACAGCACCAGCGCGATGCCGCGCGCACTGCGGCCGGCGGCGTGCATCTGCGCGGCGAAGCGGCGGATATGCGCGTGGTGGGCGGCCTCGGGCGCCACGCCGGCGGCTTCGCAGGCGGCCAGGAGCTTCTGCAGGTCGATGCCGTAGAGCGTGACGGTGCGGTCGGCCAGGCGCTTCTCGAAGCGCACGTGGTCGAGGTAGCGCGCGACCAGCGGATGCGTCGGGCGGTCGACCGCCGGCTCGTCCTCGCGCGCGGGCTTGGGCATGTCAGTCGCGCAGGCGGGCCAGGGCGGCGCTGGCGACCGCCGCCATGCGCTGCAGGAATTCGGTGCCCATGCCGCTGTCGAAGCGGGCGATCTCGTTGGAGGCCAGCACCAGCAGGCCGAAGCAGGCGCCGTCTTCGGGCGTGCGCAGCGGCATCATCGCCAGCGATGCGGCCTCTTCCGGATCGTCGAGCAGGCGCACCGCGTCGAAGCCGCGGTTGGGGCCGCAATAGGGCTCGCCGAGCGATGCGGCAAAGGTGCGCAGGTCTTCACCCGGATCCTTGGCGAAGGCCGCCAGCCGGTGGCCCGGCGCCACATCCCACACCCGCAGCGCCGCCTGCGGCACGGCGAACTGTTCGCGCGCGGCTTCCACCGCGCGGGCCGGCAATTCGGCTGGATCGGAGGTGGCCGCCAGCACCAGCGACCAGCGCTGCAGCCGGTCGGCGATGGAGGCGTTCTCGTGGCCGTTGCGCACCATCTGCATCACGCGCTGCTCCAGCGCCTTGATCTTCTCGCGCAGCATCTCGGCCTGGCGTTCCAGCAGGCTGACCGCGCGGGCGCCGTGCGGGCTGGTCAGCTGGATGGCGGTGAGCACCTCGGCGTGGCGCTCAAAGAACTCGGGGTTGTTGACCAGGTAGTCGGCGATGTCGTCTTCGGTGATGGGTGGCACCGAGGCGGCGTCCGGCAGTTCCGGGTGGGTGGTGGAGATGGTCATGGTGGGTTCAGGGCGTAAGAGGCTCGTCGGGCACCTCGATGCTGCCTTCGAAGACGGTGACGGCGGGGCCGGTCATCAGGACCGGGCTGGTGCCTCCGGCCCAGGCGATGGTGAGCATGCCGCCGCGGGTCTGCACATGCACCCGCGCGTCGAGCAGGCCGAGGCGGATGCCGGCAACCACCGCCGCACAGGCGCCGGTGCCGCAGGCCAGGGTTTCGCCGGCGCCGCGCTCGTATACGCGCAGCCGCACGTTGGCGCGATCGATCACTTGCAGAAAGCCGGCGTTGACCCGCTGCGGAAATCGCGAATGGCGCTCGATGACGGGGCCGGCCTGGGCGACCGGTGCGGTGTCGACATCGTCGACCAGCCACACCGCGTGCGGATTGCCCATGGACAGCACGGCCACGCGCGCGACCGGATCGCCCGCCTCGCTGCCCAGGGCCAGCGGCCAGCGCTGCCAGCCGCCTTCGGCCTGCGCCGAGAGGCCGGCAGTGTCGAAGGGCACGAGCGCGGGCTCGAACACCGGCGCGCCCATGTCGACGGTGACCCGGCCGTCGGCGTCGAGCCGGGGCTCGATGACGCCGGAACGGGTTTGCACGCGGATCGCGTCGCGGTCGGTGAGGCCGTGTTCGCGCACGTAGCGCACGAAGCAGCGCGCGCCGTTGCCGCACTGCTCCACCTCGCCGCCGTCGGCGTTGAAGATGACGTACTCGAAATCGACACCCGGCGCGGGCGAAGGCCGCACCGACAGCACCTGGTCGGCGCCGACACCGAAGTGGCGGTCGGCCAAAAATCGAACCTGGCCTTCGGACAGGCCGAGCAGGCCGCGGGTTTCGTCGAGCACCACGAAATCGTTGCCGGCGCCCTGCATCTTGGTGAACGGGATCTGCATCCGGCGATTATCGTCGCGCGGTTTTGCCCCGCCGCTCAGCGGGGCTTGGCGAAATCGGCTTCCACCCAGCGCAGCGCGCTCGCCCGGTTGAGTTGAAAGCCGGGCGATACCGCGATGCTGGCCAGCGCCTCGCCGGCGGCGTCGACCGCGCTCAGGCGGGCGCTGGGGTTGTCCTCGTCGGGCTCGATGTCCAGGCTCACGGTCACGCGGCCGCCCGGCGCTTCCACGTCGATCTGCCGGTGCAGCGTGGCGTGCAGGTGCTGCTCGGCGCGACGGATGACTTCGTGCGCGGTCTTGACCAGGGTGTTGAAGGCGGCGGTGTCGAGCGGCTTGGGGTTCTTCTTGTCGCGGCCCATGGTCCAGGGCCCGACTAGCGCGGGTTCGGCATCGCCCGCCCGGTGCATCTCCACCGCCCAGCCGTCGTCGTCCTCGTTCTTGACGACGCGCGCGGTCCAGCCGTCGACCGACCAGAGGCGGGGTTCGCGGATGTCCGGGGTGTTTGGTGTGTCGTCTGCGTGCTCGTCCATGCGCTGCCGTCTTCTGCCAGGAAAAAGGCGGCAAGGCTAACCGATCGCCGAAGGGCAGTCAGTGCGCACCGACCGACAGCTGCACCTGCACCGGCCCGGCCTTTTCGAAGTAGAGGGTCATCTCGTAGCTGCGGCCCCACTGCAGCGGCATCTTCAGGCCCTGCAGCAGCAAATGCGGCTTGCCTTCGGTGAACTCGGTGTCGGCGCCGGGTTCGATGCCCAGGCTCTGGAGGGTCTTGCCCCTGGGGCCGGCTTCGCGGAACTCGACCTTTTCGGCCAGCGGCGTCACCACCTTCACCAGGCGATCACCCTGGGCGACATCGGTGACGGTGAAGTAGACCGGTGCGGAGGTGGCGCCCGGCTTGGTCGGGTCGGCCCAGGGGTGGACCAGGGTGATGCCCTGCAGGTAGTACTCGTGGGCGTCGGCGATGGTGGCGGCCGAGGCGGCGCCCAGCAGGACGATGGCGCAGACCAGGGGGCGGAGCTTGGTGGGAATCATGAAAAAGAGAGAAGGATCGTTCAGGACGAGAAGGAAATCGAATAGCCCCAGGCGTCCAGCCGCTGGGGGATCGCGTTGAAGGCCAGGGTGACGCGCGGCCCGCCGCGGTTAACCGGCACTTCGTGCAGCAGGTAGCTCGGGAACAGCAGCAAATCGCCCTCGGCAGGTTGCGGGCCGATCCACTTGTCGGCATTGAAGGGGCCGACCGCGGCCTGCGCATGGGTGTTGGCGAAGACGAAGTCGCGTCCGCCCAGGTGGCGCATGAAGACGGTGTTGGCCGAGGCGTCGCAGTCGCTCAGGTAGAGCACGCCGGAGATGAAGCAGTTGGCATGGTTGTGCAGCGCCTGCCGGCCGCCGGCCTGCATGGCGTTGACCCACATTTCCTTGATGCCCCACTGCATGCTTTCGCCAAAGAGCAGGCTGCCGAGCTCGACCAGGTGCGGGCCGACCCGGCGCGCCAGGTCCTGCAGCAGTTCGGGATGGTCGTCCGGCTCCAGGATGCGGGTGTGCTGCAGGTCTTCGGAGCGGTGATTGGCCAGGGCCGCATCGCCGAGCAGGCCTTCGCGCAGCGCCCGCACCCGGTCGGCATCGAGCACGCCGGCGACGC
The nucleotide sequence above comes from Xylophilus sp. GOD-11R. Encoded proteins:
- a CDS encoding AAA family ATPase, with protein sequence MDPIFITRVILRNFRSIGYCDVQLGPLTYLVGANGSGKSNFLDALHLISDALTGSLDNALNMRGGISEVRRRSNGHPTHFGIRLEFLIEENRGYYAFEIGTRQGGGHEVQSEECVIKGVGKGPFFRVNRGKLIKSSENSFPVTTPDRLALVAASGLASFRPLYDKLTAMGFYNLNPKLMREMQNPQDGRLLKSVGENIASVIGHLEKSAPEAIRTIQEYLQTVAPMVHAVERKKVGPMETLEFRQDMAGSKHPWRFFAQNMSDGTLRALGVLTALFQANQDYAPTLIGVEEPETALHPAASGALREALVRASQRTQIIVTSHSPDLLDDQNLKSESLLAIVSEGGETKIAPLDEASRTSMREHLFSAGELLRLNQLAPDRNILNSQEGKQAELFGKALA
- the dapF gene encoding diaminopimelate epimerase yields the protein MQIPFTKMQGAGNDFVVLDETRGLLGLSEGQVRFLADRHFGVGADQVLSVRPSPAPGVDFEYVIFNADGGEVEQCGNGARCFVRYVREHGLTDRDAIRVQTRSGVIEPRLDADGRVTVDMGAPVFEPALVPFDTAGLSAQAEGGWQRWPLALGSEAGDPVARVAVLSMGNPHAVWLVDDVDTAPVAQAGPVIERHSRFPQRVNAGFLQVIDRANVRLRVYERGAGETLACGTGACAAVVAGIRLGLLDARVHVQTRGGMLTIAWAGGTSPVLMTGPAVTVFEGSIEVPDEPLTP
- a CDS encoding copper chaperone PCu(A)C; amino-acid sequence: MIPTKLRPLVCAIVLLGAASAATIADAHEYYLQGITLVHPWADPTKPGATSAPVYFTVTDVAQGDRLVKVVTPLAEKVEFREAGPRGKTLQSLGIEPGADTEFTEGKPHLLLQGLKMPLQWGRSYEMTLYFEKAGPVQVQLSVGAH
- a CDS encoding DUF4276 family protein, which translates into the protein MITVVPIVEGDGEVIALPILLRRISDKLTPEISALISPPIRVQKDRFLNKPLEFRRHLLLAGAKAGGNGWILILLDADDDCPVKRGAEIASMASNILRHRSISVVMANREYEAWFIAAAKSLDGHRNFILQRNQIPADPDRPRNAKGWLAQQMGGRGYNETTDQPAFSARLNLDEAISSSRSFRKLCDEWSRQTVKFYAKPN
- a CDS encoding DUF484 family protein, encoding MTISTTHPELPDAASVPPITEDDIADYLVNNPEFFERHAEVLTAIQLTSPHGARAVSLLERQAEMLREKIKALEQRVMQMVRNGHENASIADRLQRWSLVLAATSDPAELPARAVEAAREQFAVPQAALRVWDVAPGHRLAAFAKDPGEDLRTFAASLGEPYCGPNRGFDAVRLLDDPEEAASLAMMPLRTPEDGACFGLLVLASNEIARFDSGMGTEFLQRMAAVASAALARLRD
- a CDS encoding tyrosine recombinase XerC: MPKPAREDEPAVDRPTHPLVARYLDHVRFEKRLADRTVTLYGIDLQKLLAACEAAGVAPEAAHHAHIRRFAAQMHAAGRSARGIALVLSGWRGFYAWLGREGLIDRNPVVDVRAPKAPKPLPKALGVDDATQLADFSQDEATSEEDAWLDQRDAAMVELFYGCGLRVGELVALDAAASAAGQQAGQGWVDLQDGMVHVRGKGRKWRSVPISGKAAEAVALWLPVRASTLPADAIGQTAMFPGRRGTRLTPQAVWQRLRSRSAAAGLAAPVHPHMLRHSYASHLLQSSGDLRAVQELLGHASITTTQVYTRLDFQHLAQIYDAAHPRARRKN
- a CDS encoding putative 2OG-Fe(II) oxygenase, translating into MATAEVFALFPTPVMRVAGVLDADRVRALREGLLGDAALANHRSEDLQHTRILEPDDHPELLQDLARRVGPHLVELGSLLFGESMQWGIKEMWVNAMQAGGRQALHNHANCFISGVLYLSDCDASANTVFMRHLGGRDFVFANTHAQAAVGPFNADKWIGPQPAEGDLLLFPSYLLHEVPVNRGGPRVTLAFNAIPQRLDAWGYSISFSS